The proteins below come from a single Erythrobacter sp. SG61-1L genomic window:
- a CDS encoding GpE family phage tail protein has product MADVAFLFHWPLADLREMDLEELAMWQRLAVDRYEMNLKAVLSPWIRS; this is encoded by the coding sequence ATCGCGGACGTCGCCTTCCTGTTCCACTGGCCGCTGGCTGACCTGCGCGAGATGGATCTGGAAGAGCTGGCCATGTGGCAGCGCCTGGCGGTCGATCGATACGAGATGAACCTCAAGGCAGTGCTTTCGCCATGGATAAGAAGCTAG